tttatggacacaagtgatcaaaaataaattctacgttgagttgtaccatgacatatttctttatacttggtagctaatatttacgtgaggagcgtaaacgcgaatcctgttgatagatctatcgggcctgacaaccccaaccgggctggacgaccagttttaaacggttgcacagtacttcgtttcgttactacacttggtacagtgtagggtttatttaagaatatgctgctgtgatttaaatgttaagtatggttaccaagtgctcaacgacttttcatacacgaggagtgtattatgtataaacatgaaatcttgtggtccatagttataacgctgcttgcaataaaacctatatctcaccaactttatattgacattttaaagtatgttattctcaggtacaaattaagtcttccgctgtgcatttgctcattataaggacattacttggagtcgatcatcgcaatgggaccagatgttgatgatttcgtccaggtggataaggacgggtcgtctcatagaCTTACTCGATCGGATAGTGAGAGAGCGGAATGGTTAGATGCTAGGTGTAATTGGATCAAAAAGGATATGGTCAAAAATAACTTGCTCAAACATAAAGCGCGCATTAAATGGGCGGTTGGGGGAGATTAGAACTCCAAATTCTTTCATTCGGCAATTAAATGCAGGTACATCAAAAACAATATCAGAGGATTACATGTAAATGGTGTGTGGCAGGAGGGTCAAAGGAAATTAAAGACAAAGTGTTTGAGTATTTCAAGAACTTATACGTGGATAATGACACAAGGGGGTTCAATATACTTGGTTTTGATATTCAAGAAATCTCGTCATAAGATGCCATGAATTTATAACTcccttttgaagaagaagaagaagtttggGCCGCGATAAAAGAGGGCAGATCTTCCAAGGCACCCGGCCCGGATggtttcaatttcaaattctataaaaAATTCTGGTGGATCATTAAAGATGATTTAATGGCAGCTGTCAAGTGGTTATGGGATCGTGGTGAGATTTCTCCGGATTGCAACGCTTCATTTATTACCTCAATTCCAAAGATAAAAGATCCTGTTAGCCTTCGTGATTATCGTCCGATCAGCTTGTTAGGAGTTATTATTAAATCATTGCAAAAAAATTGGCCTCCAGGCTTTGTAAAGTTATTTATAAACTTATTGGGATCGAGAAGTCAGCATACCTCAAAGGTAGATCCATTCTTGAGAGTATACTCATAGCAAACGAAGTTGTAGCTGATGTCAAGAAATCGAGCTCCAAGTGTTTTTTATTCAAGTCGGATTTTGAAAAGGCATTCGATAGCGTTAAATGGAAATTTTTGTTTGATAGTATGACGAACATGGGTTTTGGTGCCAAGTGGATCAAATGGATTAAGAGTTGCTTTAGCTTAGCTTCCGTTTCGGTCTTGGTAAACGGCTCCCCTACGAAGGAATTCTCACTTCATTGAGGTATACGTCAAGGCGATCCCCTCTCACCATATTTGTTTATTGTTGCGAGTGAAGGTTTAAACCTACTGACAAATATCGCTGTTAAAGAGGACTGATCCTAGGTGTCGAAGTTGGGCTGAATAAAGTTAGCATATCACACTTACAATTTGCTGATGATACCATATTCTTCGGTAAATGGGGCAAAAGAAATATAGCGAATGTTCATAAAACCCTTAAGTGTTTTGAAAAGGCTTTGGGCTTAAAAATAAACATGAGTATTGTTTACTTGGTGTGGGAGTTACAAGTTCTGACATTGAAAGGCTTGCAAATAAGATCAGATGTGGGGTCGGAAAGTTTCCCTTCAAATATCTAGGGATGCCAATCGGAGATAATATGCGTAAATTAAAGGCCTGGAAAGTTGTAATCGAAAAGTTCACAAAAAGGTTATCGGATTGGAAGGCAAGATCGATGTCTTATGGGGGACAGTTAATTCTTATCAAATCGGTTCTTAATAGTTTACCACTCTACTTCTTCTCGTTGTTCCTAGCTCCCGCAAGTGTAATCAACCTTATCGAGAAATTGCGTCATaagttcttttggggcgggtcggggagTGAGTCAAAAATGTCGTGGGTCAAATGGGAGTCTATCTTAATGTCATACGGGGATGGAGGGTTAAATATCAGGTCTCTCAAAGCAAAAAATAGGGCGTTAgtgggtaaatggtggtggcgctttCGTACCGAAAGCAACACTCTTTGGGTCAACGTCATTAAAAGCATTTACGGGCGGGAGGGGGGATTGAGTTTACATAATCAGGGGGCTTCTTCTAGCAATAATTCGGTTTGGGATAACATTATTAATCTAGAAAAGGATCTGCTTAATGTTGTCTTGGACTTTAATTCATTTTTTGAAAGAAAGTTAGGTGACGGTCGAGACACGCTTTTCTGGAACGATATCTGGGTCGGAGGTATGAAACTTAAAGAAAAATTTCCTCGGCTTTTTCGGTTCGAAATCAATCAGAATGCATCAGTAAAAGATAGAGTGGCGTTCGTAAATGGTTCGTGGTCCTACTCGTGGCAATGGTCCAGAAATCTTACGGGCAGACTCGTTGGCGAACTCGAAGGCTTAATTTTGCAGGTTCAAGAATGCTCAAGTTTATATGATGGATAAGGTTCGTGGGTTTGCAAGTTGGATGATAGCGGGATATACAAAGCAAAAGTCATGACAAAAAAAATTGATGACATTTTACTTGCGGGTCAAGGCTTCAGTGAAGGTACCATGCGTAACAAATTGATACCTCAAAAAGTGGGGTTATTTATTTGGCGTACTCTCAAACATCGCATTCCGGTAAGAATGACACTTGACAAACATGGTGTAGACCTTGATTCAGTTTTACGTCCCCTATGTAATGATCATACGGAATTAGTGGATCATGCGATTTTCCTATGTAAACATGTTGCGGAAGTTTGGAGTAGGGTATTCAATTGGTGGGGATCTATTCTTTCGGGTAATGCTTCTCTTTCGTATTTTTTCTCGGAAGACGGGAATAACAGCAAGTCTAAGTTGCAAAAACTGACTTGGCAAGCTGTGCGGTGGGTGACGGGTTACCATATCTTAAAAAATAGAAATCACAAAGTCTTTCATAAAGATTCGTGGGCTGCTCCAAAAATTGTAAGTGAGATTCAACTCAAAACATTCGAATGGATATCCAATCGATTGAAGACTACCTCTTTTGATTGGCATCGTTAGTTGTGAGATCCGAACACTGTTTTTGATCCGGGTTAAATTTTGGTTCGTGGAGGCCTTGTTGTATAGCTTTATGAGTTGCATTTTTTTATGTTCTATTTTTGTTTGTGAGTTTGGAGGTTAAAGTGCAGGTATGTGTAGTGTTGTATAGTGTGCTTCGCTGTGTCCATGTTGCAGGATGTTTGGGTTGTTTTGACCCATTCATTCCCCTTGTACATATTGTTCATAGCTTATAATAtagttgcttttaaaaaaaaaaaaaaaaaaaaaaaaaagtaatcaaTACAGAGTTAAATTAGTGGAGAAGTTGGTTATGAAAAATTAATAGGTAGTTATTATAAAGTACAACAAAATAATGCACATCTAGAATTCTTTAAAAATAACCCTTAGACTTATTTACAAAAAAAGATTCtcgaattaatattaataattaataataaaataatactctCTCCATCTCATATTAATTGTTTTCAAACAAAAAACATacatttaaaaaaatataataaaattattGTATTTTATGTTTATTTTTCAGTTTTACCCTTACTTTTTATTTCTCCTTTAATACTATTCAAATCCATTAAGAACATAATAGAAATTATACATCTCATTTTTCTATTTAATGAAGTGgataattaatttaaaatattttaaaagGAAATACCGGATAATGAATAAGAGATGAGGGTGCTAATAAGATTTAAAAATTGAGTGAAGTTATATGAGTTAAAAATTGAGTGAGGTTATACGGTTAATGAATGAAGTTAAGAAAGTGACGTGAATTTTACGGGGGAATGTTAAAATTTTTGAAAAAGGTAACGTAAAAATAGCAGGAATAAAAGTGAAATAAGCAATTAGGAGGATAAGTGGGTAGTTTGGTTGTGGGTTACTCAATCATATGTCGCTATCCCCTTTATCGGACAACGTTGGTATTACGCTCTAATTGAGTGCATCAACTTGATCATCATAATTTCATTGAAATAAAATTAATGAGATGCCGATGCCGTTTTCTTTGAAATAATAACAtactaatttatattttataacataCCAAATCAAATTATAAAAGATACTAGtatttaaatcataagtaattgtaTGTTTAGAACAAGATGGTAGATATCACTTGATACCACTTAGATACATTACGGTCGATAAAAAGAAACGTATATAAGTGTTTCGAAATGTAGTGAATCAAGGTATGAAAATCATAATATATTGCGTTTTCATTATGTTTATTCAGTTACTATAGCATTTGAATGACCGAGATAATTTGTAACATTTTCTCGTGTcatttaacataaataaataacACTTAAGTAAATTTGTTATAAAGTACTTAAGTATATATAATCTGCTCCCCTTTTACCGACTTTCATTTATTTCTCTCATTTTTCAAAGCTAGTTAATCTCGAGATGACTAGCTTCTCTCCCCTTGTATTCCCAACCATAGCTCCTTAAAAATTCGGTTGTCCTCTCACTGAAAACATTTTAAACAATTTAGACTAAGCTACCGGAGCTTCGTTTTTTTACCAAACAAAACCCCGTTTCCAACCCTCTTTGTTTTCTATTTGTCTTAAGAATGCCGAAGATATTAATCCTGCTTAGTCTGGTATAGCGGTGCTCCAGCTATCGGCTTTGGTTCATCGGTATACCTAGACAGCGAAGGTGCCACTATTATTATCGGAATACTTGAGAAAACTTGTTCCCAAAATATGATAGAGACGGCTTTTGACAAGGTTGACCCGGTGACCGATGTTAAATTTTGGCCGACGAGGAGATATTCCTTTGTTACGTACTCCGACCATTCACTTGTTGATACGCCAGTGACCACTTTGAATGGCTTTCGGTGTTTAGCTGACCCATTTTTGCGGGTTAGCCGATACACCGTGCTAACCGAACTTTTTTTTGGCCAAAGTCAAATCTTTCCAGCGTCCTCAAATGTAATTTAGCCCCGAACAAGCAAGTCACCATTTTTAAATGCAACAAATCAAGAAGGTTCAAGAGGTTTTGGTTATTGAGGGTGTAGGTGTCGTTGCCGAAGAAGAATACAATGGTATCGAGGTCGATGTGGATGTGTTGGGTGACAGAAGATGATTCGGGGTCCGGGCTGCAATTTGGCAATGTAGGTGTTGATATTATAATTGATTCTAACATTCATTGTACCGAGGACCCTGCTTAGGTCGAAGATGTTTTGGATTGTGTTGAAATATCGGGTGTCATTCCCTAGTAAACATATACATTGTTATTAATAAAGCCCCTATTGATCGAACCTAAAACAGAAGTTTGATAAGAAACTGATAGTTATAGGTTTGAGTGCTTAATTTTAAGGTGAAAATAGATTGACTAATTGTTCTAACTCTGGCAATCGTGTAAACCCGATCGAAATCTAAAAATTCGTGAGGGCGTAAAACAATCAACCAGATTAACATACTCAATAAGACTGAGTCATTAATATATGAGATGATCGAATTCAGACAGTGATCGGAATTCAATCAGAATATAAGTAAACTGACGTAATTTTTACTGAGTAAGTTTACAATATCAGAGTTGTTGCAAATGAATAGTCCAATGGGGTATTTATAGATGGGAAAGCTTGTTATTCACATGACTGGCGTGGCACGCGTACCATTTGTGAGTGTAACAAACTGCCGTAACAATATCGCCCCAAGAAGGATAAACAGAAGAATAAGGATCGATCATCATGTGTTACGGGACGAAGATGAAGGTGGTACTTCGGATGTTAATCATCAAGGTTTTTCTCAAGATTTGACGGACCGTGGGTTAATCCCACTGTATTTGGGTACCCTTATTAGTAGTAAGTCGGTCAATGTTCTTGCGTATTCCTTTACAtctaggaaagaaaaagatgttcgTGTTGATATAGAGGACGTAAAGACTTATCGGCCAGATGAAAGGAATCGTAAGGGTTATTCTAAAGCCGACTAATTCCGTTTTGTTTCATTTGATGGTTTCGTTTTGCTTGTTGTATATTTTTCGGTTATGGTGTTTGCTTTTTTTTTCTTTATGACCCTTAGTCCCTTAAGTTTTGTTTATGTTCAGCTATTGTTCCCGGTTTAGGCTCGATTTGAGCTAGTTTGTTCTTACTCTGGTTTAGATGCATATTGAGCCTTTTCGTGCTTCACTTATGTATGGCTTATAGTTTTCTTACTCAATTTAGAGTACGagtaatgaatataatattaatttaaattctcCATAACACTCCCCTAAAAGGCCTCAACATTCTCAAAACATTACCATAACAAACCTCATTTCACATAACAGTGTCATGCAAGTAAAATTTCCGTTACAACTACACGTCACTCATAAGTCATAATTCATGCTCACCATAACAAGTGGTGTAAACGTGATTAAAATGTTCATGAAGGTAATTGAAGAGTTATTTTCCATACTCTCAATTCTCAATATGTAGTTTCTGACCATGTAGTGTAGCCTTCAAAATTACTCAAGACATTGACTTATCGAAATATGAGATAACATTTAGAAGGATACGAGGTCAATTGTGTACCAAACATTCACCCCATTATTTAACCATCATTATGTACCAATTTAGTAGGATACCGGGACAATCTAATTCAATTTTGTTTTTtctattaaaatttttaaaaaccaAACAAATCGAACCGAATAAATTGAGAATCGAAAATCGAACCGATGAACAACCTTCGGTAGAGATAACCAATTATATCGTTATCTATTACTTCACACGAAACTATTTGGGGGCAGGGTAGgcgcccgcccccagtggatttgcaaatttcagtgtaaaaattttgggtttttcgactttgcctcCGGTGAATTTTttgttttttgccccaaaaccttcaaatttcccCAAAAATTTTTCAACTCTTGCTCCAAAACCTTCAAAGTTTgcccaaaaatcttcaaattttgtcaaaaaaacctccataatttgcctaaaaacctcaattttttgcctcaaaacctccaaattttgccccaaaaaatTGCTACGATTTTTTTTTCCCCGTGAAAAAAATCTTACTTCCACCACTGTTCACACGTATCATCAATTAAATGTCTAATTTGGAAATCTAAAGGCCATAAATCTAGCCCCTCTAACAAAAAAAGTTATGAGTTCAAGTTCATGCGTAAACATTTATATGTATTGAGTTTGTCTTTAATAAATATCTAATTTGAAAATGCACATAATTTTACAATCGTGTGGTACGCAATTGAACCTTTTGTTAGACCAAAACAGAGGGATACGGAAGAAGTATTtgcatttaaaaaatatataagtttgttCTCAAGAATCTTGTAAGTTCAGATTGTTCAACTTTCAATAACCATTGACCCAAGTATAACAGAGATCATGTTAGGCTATACGTTATGAAACATTGGATTATTGGAAGCTACGATAAAACTATAAAACCTTAATATAAAACTTTTTAAAAAATCTTATTCATATCAATCAATGATCACATGTCGATTAAGACCACTACCAACCGAAAATTGCCTCATTTATTGAATCATATTTCTAACAACGTATTTAGTTTTAACTTCTAAATTGAGTGTTCTTTAATCCATTAAATTAACAAACAACATACATTGTCTGTACTTTACACGTGCCGAGAGGATGAAGATAGTGAGAtcatgtgttggtttttattttttatattcgtGCTTAACAtatagtgaattttttttttaaagacaaactcacacACATACCCAATACTAATACGAATATATACACAAAGAAATGTCCCAAGCAAGACTCGAATCCCAACTTCAAGGTTGTAAGGGTGAACTCGATACCGCCAAGCCATTGACTCTTTGGTAACATAtcgtgaacttttgatttaaatttttcataatacttgtatgtatatatgtattaatgTACACGAGACGAACTAATCGATATAAGGTTGAACAATGTTAAGAGAAATCACTTTGTATTGGGTTCGAAATTATTAGTAATTTTAGTATACATTTTCATTACAATTCACGTCGGTAAACCACCATACAATaatatcaacatataaatataatgTAATGTAATGAGTGGTTGATTTAACCAGGCAAACTTGCCTGAGTAGCCACCGAGTTGTCCAATGAAACACATCAGCcgagttcaattcctggctatgtcaaattgttcaaaatgagagtgtgactagagggtgcgaataatgcgcaattcacccggtatcaggtatcgcgctcggggggcttgattacctcaTATTTTACCTTTTATGGggaagccaatgtgctcgttcatagtagGGTTTCCTTGCTTACCATAAAAAAAAATTAGTGGTTGATTTTTAGTTTCAAACAAATATTTAAGGCCCAATCGGGCAATATTGACTTGGGCCACAAGCCCATCAAATAATTGTTTGCCATATAATTATGACGGAAGCCTCTTTATTGGTTATACCAACACAAAGCATTTTTTTTTTTGTTCAGGTTTCTATAGACTACACATTTGAAGTTGCAACATGATTCATCAACTTTCCATGGGTTGATGGATAGCCGCTGTGTGTTGGATGTAATGTACTCTAATTCTATCAGTAAAACAACTTCGAAGATATATTACGTTAAGGTGCAAATTAAGACCATGTCCCACGttgtaaattaaaataaataaatgttcATACTTTTATGCAAAGTTATCTATTGATAGTCCTTATTTCTAAAATAAACGTAACTTTAAAGGTTATGCTTAAGATTTTAAGACATGTTTAATTTTGTTGTAACTTGTAAATAACCACTAACTTCCTAAAAACTACTTAACTAACCATAATGTAGTATCACTTAAGCTTAGAATATTTTCTTACGCACAGTCATAAGGTCTATGTCTAGATTTTTTTATAAAAGATTACATGGATCATCTCCAATAGACTTAAAAGTGCACGTATATGATCTATATCTCTAACGTCCATTAAAAAGTTACGTTAACTCTAACTATATGCAAAACACGTAAGTGTGAAAATGTAATTTTATTAATTCGTTCTTGATCGGTCGTTTTTTGATAGGGTTATTTACATGTTAAAGTAATAAACTTTTCAGTGTTTAGATGAAAAAATAGTTACTTTGATGTGTTTTTGATGCTTGACACGTTAGATCGATTTTTGGGCTAAAGATGTTGAAAAGTGATGCTTTTACAAATCGTGCGTGCTGTTACAATTTCAACCATAATTTACTCATGCAAAGTCGGAATTAAGTGTAGGGGCGGAGCCATAAAATCTTATCACTGGTAGCACAAAAAACAATATGTTTCTTTTCTTACGTTAATTTGttacaattttttttatattacCAAACACTTAAAACTatgggaggtgatcctcacacactaGTTTTTGATCCATCTACATTTTTGACTCATGAAGTCACAATTATACTCCTAAATTTATATAGGGAATTgaatttatattattattctaagtaTAATTAAGGATATAATAGTAAATTAGGGGTAGAtgaatcaaaaagtggtgtgtgaggatcacct
The window above is part of the Rutidosis leptorrhynchoides isolate AG116_Rl617_1_P2 chromosome 1, CSIRO_AGI_Rlap_v1, whole genome shotgun sequence genome. Proteins encoded here:
- the LOC139854247 gene encoding uncharacterized protein, coding for MAAVKWLWDRGEISPDCNASFITSIPKIKDPSAYLKGRSILESILIANEVVADVKKSSSKCFLFKSDFEKAFDSVKWKFLFDSMTNMGFGAKWIKWIKSCFSLASVSVLVNGSPTKEFSLH
- the LOC139854253 gene encoding uncharacterized protein — its product is MPIGDNMRKLKAWKVVIEKFTKRLSDWKARSMSYGGQLILIKSVLNSLPLYFFSLFLAPASVINLIEKLRHKFFWGGSGSESKMSWVKWESILMSYGDGGLNIRSLKAKNRALVGKWWWRFRTESNTLWVNVIKSIYGREGGLSLHNQGASSSNNSVWDNIINLEKDLLNVVLDFNSFFERKLGDGRDTLFWNDIWVGGSWVCKLDDSGIYKAKVMTKKIDDILLAGQGFSEGTMRNKLIPQKVGLFIWRTLKHRIPVRMTLDKHGVDLDSVLRPLCNDHTELVDHAIFLCKHVAEVWSRVFNWWGSILSGNASLSYFFSEDGNNSKSKLQKLTWQAVRWVTGYHILKNRNHKVFHKDSWAAPKIVKVQMGKLVIHMTGVARVPFVSVTNCRNNIAPRRINRRIRIDHHVLRDEDEGGTSDVNHQGFSQDLTDRGLIPLYLGTLISSKSVNVLAYSFTSRKEKDVRVDIEDVKTYRPDERNRKGYSKAD